A portion of the Chondrinema litorale genome contains these proteins:
- a CDS encoding TlpA disulfide reductase family protein, translating into MKLYTSTLFFLLLTNFAFGLHNEGTNNFTISIKLQGLINGTKLYLINLEKPETIDSTYVKNNLATFNGYVSNPYLARIGDQKDFFNLWIEAADIKIEVQKSNFYYAEIQGSPLNETMVKYRNLQRELKNERDSLMEYSKQLIFVEKDTGKAIKVVKVIDSLDQKTIENKIECIKDENPSYFTLNTLFSIKSKIEIAHLIKLFDQFPTNLQTSHFGKNINTYIQSETQSIAIGDKFVDLAGYDINGELHKLSDFKGQYVLLDFWASWCKPCRAQNPNLIKTYTAFNGKGFEVFGFSIDDNIESWLKAIEKDQINWTNVIDIESDFLKEESAYRRETGIPLNFLINPDGIVIAQDIKIEKLSELLQEALD; encoded by the coding sequence ATGAAACTATATACAAGCACTTTATTTTTTCTATTACTCACAAATTTCGCTTTCGGTCTTCACAATGAAGGAACAAACAATTTTACTATTAGCATTAAGCTACAAGGTCTAATTAATGGAACAAAGCTATACCTAATAAACCTTGAAAAACCTGAAACGATTGATTCTACTTATGTTAAAAATAACTTAGCCACATTTAATGGTTATGTAAGTAATCCTTACTTAGCAAGAATTGGTGATCAAAAAGATTTTTTTAATTTATGGATAGAAGCTGCTGATATTAAAATAGAAGTTCAAAAAAGTAATTTCTACTATGCAGAAATACAAGGCTCTCCTTTGAACGAAACAATGGTAAAATACAGAAACCTGCAAAGAGAGCTTAAGAATGAAAGGGATAGTCTAATGGAATATTCTAAACAACTAATATTTGTTGAGAAAGATACTGGAAAAGCCATTAAAGTTGTAAAAGTTATCGACTCACTAGATCAAAAGACTATTGAAAATAAAATCGAATGTATCAAAGACGAAAATCCCTCTTATTTTACTTTAAATACGTTATTCTCAATTAAAAGTAAAATCGAAATAGCTCATTTAATAAAACTCTTTGATCAATTTCCGACCAATCTACAAACATCTCATTTCGGCAAAAACATCAACACTTACATTCAATCAGAAACTCAAAGTATTGCAATTGGCGATAAGTTTGTTGATCTGGCAGGTTACGATATTAATGGAGAGTTACATAAACTTTCAGATTTTAAAGGGCAATATGTTTTATTAGATTTTTGGGCTTCATGGTGTAAGCCATGTCGAGCACAAAACCCAAATCTTATAAAAACTTATACTGCTTTTAATGGTAAAGGCTTTGAAGTTTTTGGATTCTCGATTGATGACAATATAGAAAGTTGGCTAAAAGCCATTGAAAAAGATCAAATTAATTGGACGAATGTAATTGACATTGAAAGTGATTTTTTGAAAGAAGAATCTGCTTATAGACGAGAAACAGGTATTCCTTTAAACTTCTTAATTAACCCAGACGGGATTGTAATAGCCCAAGATATTAAAATTGAGAAGCTAAGCGAATTACTCCAAGAAGCACTCGACTAA
- a CDS encoding DUF1987 domain-containing protein — MENFFIESSTYIPKIDFNCETNILSIEGESYHEYTVEFFQPVFEWLDKYLTEPGKEITMNFKMTYFNTSSSRRFLEVLNLLEEYQDESEGKVTVNWYYEEGDIDMLESGEEYEEDVNIDFNLIPYSN, encoded by the coding sequence ATGGAAAACTTTTTTATAGAAAGCTCAACTTATATTCCCAAAATTGATTTTAACTGTGAGACTAATATTCTTTCAATAGAAGGTGAGTCTTACCATGAGTATACAGTTGAGTTCTTTCAACCAGTGTTTGAGTGGCTTGATAAATACTTGACTGAACCTGGAAAAGAAATTACAATGAACTTTAAGATGACTTATTTCAATACAAGTTCATCTAGAAGGTTTTTAGAAGTTCTGAATTTACTAGAAGAATATCAGGACGAAAGTGAGGGTAAGGTTACAGTAAATTGGTACTACGAAGAAGGTGATATCGATATGTTGGAAAGTGGTGAAGAATACGAAGAAGATGTGAATATCGATTTCAACTTAATTCCTTATAGTAATTAA
- a CDS encoding glycoside hydrolase family 127 protein, which yields MKPRVTTSYKLIFSIRNLLTVLLSLFTLLACQNSEQGNSLESGYLLKSVPFNKVNLEDNFWKPRLTTQAKTLVPFALDKTIPAVENLEKAAKYLKGDTTDLPFAHRFISSDLYKVMEGAALILMENPNPALEKRMDGIIDIISAAQKEDGYLYVAHITGVSKNHDQWGGGGMGDKPYSFVVHSHELYNMGHMYEGAIAYYQATGKNKWLKIAEKNAEHINQVFFVGDENYNNGKPINQAPGHEELELALAKLYRVTGKQLYLDMAKKFLDIRGKTYQPEGDGVMAPAYAQQHKPVTEQEKAVGHAVRATYLYSGMADVGALTGSKEYNPALDKIWHNLVDTKMHITGGLGAVHGIEGFGPEYVLPNKEAYNETCAAVGNVFFNYRMFLLHQDAKYMDVAEVALLNNALAGVNMEGNKFFYVNPLETDGKTPFSYGLTGRSPWFGTACCPSNIARLMPQVPGMMYAHTDDEIYVSFYAGTSTTIPLKSGEVKVNQATNYPFDENINIEVSPEKVQDFTLKLRIPSWARGQFVPGELYNYVNDLPENWTVKVNGEQQNITIDKGFAAIKRTWKPGDKVELHLPMPVRFNHAIDSVEADVNRVAITKGPLVYCAEEVDNNGLVQRFFVDEIPNQNAVNSHRFENGVLKDVVNVDIPAKAKEVNGIQETIVKLVPYYAWDNRGDESMIVWFPEKEDMVYVANGNELLGGKFKSVKASSTSDHGSLEAISNNRQPANSQDNTIPVWISEKGKAQWVEVELEEAKTIRNINVYWFAALGAELPQKWSLEVKKNGKWEPFNLYTTDSYATQRDQYNQIHPSGDLSCDGIRINIVPQNDAPVGILDVNIQYEE from the coding sequence ATGAAACCGAGAGTAACTACATCTTACAAATTGATATTTTCAATTCGTAATCTACTTACCGTCTTATTAAGCTTATTTACACTTCTTGCTTGTCAAAATTCAGAACAAGGAAATTCTTTAGAATCAGGTTATTTACTAAAATCTGTGCCTTTTAATAAGGTAAATCTGGAAGATAATTTTTGGAAACCTCGCCTAACTACACAAGCAAAAACTTTGGTTCCTTTTGCGCTCGACAAAACCATTCCGGCAGTAGAAAACCTCGAAAAAGCCGCCAAATATTTAAAAGGAGATACTACAGATTTGCCATTTGCACACCGTTTTATTTCTTCCGATTTATACAAGGTGATGGAGGGTGCTGCATTGATATTAATGGAAAATCCCAACCCTGCGCTCGAAAAACGTATGGATGGGATTATTGACATTATTAGTGCAGCACAGAAAGAAGATGGATATTTGTATGTGGCACATATCACAGGAGTTTCTAAAAATCACGACCAATGGGGTGGTGGCGGAATGGGTGATAAACCATATTCATTTGTAGTGCATAGCCATGAGTTATACAACATGGGGCATATGTATGAGGGGGCAATTGCTTACTACCAAGCAACTGGAAAAAACAAATGGTTAAAAATCGCAGAGAAAAATGCCGAACATATCAACCAAGTGTTTTTTGTTGGAGACGAAAATTACAATAATGGCAAACCGATAAACCAAGCACCCGGTCACGAAGAGTTAGAGCTGGCGCTAGCCAAGTTATATAGAGTTACTGGTAAGCAGTTATATCTGGATATGGCGAAGAAGTTTCTGGACATTCGAGGAAAAACATATCAACCAGAAGGAGATGGTGTAATGGCACCTGCTTATGCACAGCAACACAAACCTGTAACAGAGCAAGAAAAAGCTGTAGGGCATGCAGTAAGAGCAACTTATTTATACTCAGGTATGGCAGATGTTGGTGCACTTACAGGGAGTAAAGAATATAACCCAGCATTAGATAAAATCTGGCACAATTTAGTCGATACTAAAATGCATATTACTGGTGGTCTTGGAGCTGTTCATGGAATCGAAGGATTTGGGCCAGAATATGTATTGCCCAACAAAGAAGCTTATAATGAGACGTGTGCAGCTGTTGGTAATGTGTTTTTTAACTATAGAATGTTTTTGTTGCATCAAGATGCAAAATATATGGATGTAGCAGAAGTCGCTTTGTTAAACAATGCACTAGCAGGAGTAAATATGGAAGGCAACAAGTTTTTCTATGTAAATCCTCTTGAAACTGATGGCAAAACGCCTTTTAGCTATGGATTAACTGGTCGCTCACCTTGGTTTGGTACTGCATGTTGCCCGTCTAATATTGCCAGATTAATGCCTCAAGTTCCGGGGATGATGTATGCCCATACAGATGATGAGATATATGTTTCTTTTTATGCGGGAACTTCTACTACTATTCCTTTAAAATCAGGCGAGGTAAAAGTGAATCAAGCAACAAACTATCCATTTGATGAAAATATCAACATTGAGGTTTCTCCTGAAAAAGTGCAGGATTTTACTTTAAAATTAAGAATCCCCTCTTGGGCAAGAGGGCAGTTTGTACCGGGTGAATTGTATAATTATGTAAACGATTTGCCAGAAAACTGGACTGTAAAAGTAAATGGAGAGCAGCAAAACATCACAATAGACAAAGGCTTTGCTGCCATCAAAAGAACTTGGAAACCCGGAGATAAAGTTGAGTTACACTTGCCTATGCCTGTAAGGTTTAACCATGCAATAGATAGCGTAGAAGCGGACGTGAACAGAGTAGCAATTACAAAAGGGCCATTAGTTTACTGTGCAGAAGAAGTTGATAATAATGGTTTAGTACAAAGATTTTTTGTAGATGAAATACCAAATCAGAATGCTGTAAATTCACATAGATTTGAAAATGGTGTACTCAAAGATGTAGTAAATGTTGATATTCCTGCAAAGGCAAAAGAGGTAAATGGCATACAAGAGACTATTGTAAAATTGGTGCCTTACTATGCTTGGGATAATCGCGGCGATGAATCTATGATTGTCTGGTTTCCAGAAAAAGAAGACATGGTATATGTTGCAAATGGAAATGAATTGCTTGGAGGAAAATTTAAATCAGTAAAAGCTTCTTCAACATCTGATCACGGTAGCTTAGAAGCAATTTCTAATAATCGTCAGCCAGCAAACTCACAAGATAACACCATTCCAGTATGGATAAGCGAGAAGGGAAAAGCTCAATGGGTAGAAGTTGAATTGGAAGAGGCAAAAACCATCAGAAATATTAATGTTTATTGGTTTGCTGCTCTTGGTGCTGAATTGCCACAAAAATGGTCGCTAGAAGTAAAGAAAAACGGAAAGTGGGAGCCTTTTAACTTGTATACGACAGACTCATATGCCACACAAAGAGACCAATATAATCAAATACATCCTAGTGGAGATTTATCATGCGATGGAATTCGAATTAACATTGTTCCTCAAAATGATGCGCCAGTGGGTATATTAGATGTAAATATTCAGTATGAGGAGTAA
- a CDS encoding DUF3291 domain-containing protein: MKKFQLAQINVAKMKGVDINDPVMQEFVENLDRVNELAENSEGFVWRLKDDSNNATNLNPYNDEQIIINISVWEDVESLEHYVYKTFHTDFLKRRKEWFYKYGKAHTTMWWIPAGKFPTVQEAVDKLDYFQENGPTKEAFSFKSRFPAPSEVEV; the protein is encoded by the coding sequence ATGAAGAAATTTCAACTGGCGCAAATTAATGTAGCAAAAATGAAGGGTGTGGATATTAATGATCCGGTGATGCAAGAGTTTGTGGAGAATCTGGACAGAGTAAATGAACTTGCAGAAAATAGCGAAGGCTTTGTATGGCGCCTAAAAGACGACAGCAACAATGCGACAAATCTAAATCCCTACAATGATGAGCAGATAATTATTAATATTTCTGTTTGGGAAGATGTGGAATCGCTAGAACATTATGTTTATAAAACCTTCCATACAGATTTTTTGAAGCGCCGAAAAGAATGGTTTTATAAATATGGTAAGGCTCATACAACCATGTGGTGGATTCCAGCAGGAAAATTCCCAACCGTACAAGAAGCTGTTGATAAGTTAGATTACTTTCAAGAAAATGGCCCAACCAAAGAGGCTTTCAGTTTTAAAAGCAGGTTTCCAGCTCCGAGTGAGGTAGAGGTTTAA
- a CDS encoding RNA polymerase sigma factor, whose product MKQQELLPHLFRTEYSKIVAVLCRHFGFDFIEQAQDIASDTFLAAMETWPFKGIPENAVSWLYTVAKNKALNHINRDKFFADKVAKELNYKTTEEQEIDMSGKNITDSQLQMLFAVCNPLITQEAQISLALRILCGFGIDEIATAFLNNKETINKRLYRVKEKLRQANVQMVFPSEREINHRLEAVLATLYLLFSEGYYSETQDEVMRKDLCVEAMRLTALLMQNPQTNLPAVNALFALMCFHTSRFDARKNERGEVVLYYDQDETRWNYELIAKGAYYLKEAAQGDSISKYHLEASIAYWHTIKDDSQEKWQHILKLYNQLLEVAYSPIAALNSIYAVSKVKGKKAAIAEAEKLQLADNHFYFILLGELYTDIDDAVARKYLHKALKLAKTKSDKQIIQFKIDQFPAV is encoded by the coding sequence ATGAAACAGCAAGAGCTTCTTCCACATTTGTTTAGAACAGAATACAGTAAAATAGTAGCTGTACTTTGTCGGCATTTCGGTTTTGATTTTATAGAGCAGGCTCAAGATATTGCCAGCGATACTTTCTTAGCTGCAATGGAAACTTGGCCATTTAAAGGCATTCCCGAAAATGCGGTGTCTTGGCTATACACTGTGGCTAAAAATAAAGCACTCAACCACATCAATAGAGATAAGTTTTTTGCAGATAAAGTTGCTAAAGAACTCAATTACAAAACAACTGAAGAGCAAGAAATTGATATGTCTGGTAAAAATATTACCGATAGCCAGTTGCAAATGCTTTTTGCTGTTTGTAATCCGCTAATTACTCAAGAAGCTCAAATAAGTTTAGCTTTGCGTATTCTTTGTGGTTTTGGGATAGATGAGATTGCCACTGCATTTCTCAATAATAAAGAGACCATAAACAAGCGCTTATACCGAGTAAAAGAGAAGTTGAGGCAAGCCAATGTACAAATGGTTTTTCCATCAGAAAGAGAAATTAATCATCGACTCGAAGCGGTGTTGGCAACTCTGTATTTGCTGTTTAGCGAAGGTTATTATTCAGAAACACAAGATGAAGTGATGCGCAAAGATTTGTGTGTAGAAGCCATGCGACTCACTGCTTTGTTAATGCAAAACCCACAAACAAATCTACCGGCTGTAAATGCGCTATTTGCGCTCATGTGTTTCCACACTTCTCGGTTTGATGCCAGAAAAAATGAGCGGGGTGAAGTCGTTTTATACTACGATCAAGACGAAACTCGCTGGAATTACGAATTAATTGCCAAAGGTGCTTATTACCTCAAAGAAGCAGCTCAGGGAGATTCTATTTCAAAATACCATCTCGAAGCAAGTATTGCTTATTGGCACACCATCAAAGACGATAGTCAGGAAAAATGGCAACACATTTTAAAGTTATATAATCAGCTATTGGAAGTCGCTTATTCCCCCATTGCGGCACTCAATAGCATCTATGCAGTTTCTAAAGTGAAAGGTAAAAAAGCAGCCATTGCAGAAGCTGAAAAGCTGCAATTAGCAGACAATCATTTCTATTTTATCTTATTGGGAGAGCTGTATACAGATATAGATGATGCAGTTGCCAGAAAGTATTTACATAAAGCATTAAAGCTAGCCAAAACGAAATCAGACAAACAGATTATCCAGTTTAAAATAGATCAGTTCCCAGCAGTTTAA
- a CDS encoding TROVE domain-containing protein, translating to MKFNIKNVWATDVIENYEGETAYKMSPEMELYSAVVTTSLHNNFYEKDVKRLERLQSLIDENHPEFVAQLAVYAREKMNLRSVPLVLLTELAKVNNGNSLVSKATERVISRADEITELLACYQLANNRSNGTKKLNRLSRQLQKGVAASFNKFDEYQFAKYNRGVRSKSSVSLKDALFITHPKAKDASQQELFDKIATDNLQVPYTWETELSKIGQAQYANEQEKKAAFTAKWEELIESGKLGYMAILRNLRNMLEAEVSYAHIKMVANKLSNAGQVRRSKQLPFRFLSAYRELALLKSTDVSILMNALEKAVAVSVENMKGFNSNTKVLLASDVSGSMMQSISPRSTVQYYDIGLLLSMLLKNRCERVISGIFGDSWLQVNMPSGNILQNVSKLKKLQNKVGFSTNGHLVINELIRTKTKLDKVMFFTDMQMWNSANYNTTKSNKSALELAWNDYKRLVAPKAKLYLFDLAGYGQLPIRVNRSAGTYLLAGWSDKVFDMLDALERGADVIDEIKSLEI from the coding sequence ATGAAATTTAATATTAAAAATGTGTGGGCAACAGATGTTATTGAAAATTACGAAGGCGAAACCGCTTACAAAATGTCTCCAGAAATGGAATTGTACAGTGCTGTGGTTACTACCAGTCTTCACAATAACTTCTACGAAAAGGATGTGAAAAGACTCGAAAGATTGCAGTCTTTAATTGACGAAAACCATCCTGAGTTTGTGGCACAACTTGCTGTATATGCTAGAGAAAAAATGAATTTGCGTTCTGTGCCTTTGGTTTTGCTTACCGAGTTAGCCAAAGTAAACAATGGTAATAGTTTGGTGAGTAAAGCAACTGAGAGAGTAATTAGTCGTGCCGATGAGATTACAGAATTGCTGGCTTGCTATCAGTTAGCGAATAACAGAAGTAACGGTACTAAAAAGCTAAACAGACTTTCAAGGCAATTGCAAAAGGGTGTTGCAGCTTCTTTTAACAAGTTTGACGAGTACCAATTTGCCAAATATAACAGAGGTGTGAGAAGCAAATCTTCTGTGAGTTTAAAAGATGCTTTGTTTATAACTCACCCAAAAGCTAAAGATGCATCTCAGCAAGAGTTATTCGATAAAATAGCCACAGATAACTTGCAAGTGCCTTATACATGGGAGACTGAACTTTCTAAGATTGGTCAAGCTCAGTATGCAAATGAGCAAGAAAAGAAAGCGGCATTTACTGCAAAGTGGGAAGAACTGATAGAAAGTGGTAAGTTGGGTTATATGGCCATTTTGCGAAACTTGAGAAATATGCTAGAAGCAGAAGTGAGTTATGCGCATATTAAAATGGTAGCTAATAAGCTAAGTAATGCTGGTCAAGTGAGAAGATCAAAGCAATTACCATTTAGGTTTTTGTCTGCTTACAGAGAATTAGCTTTGTTAAAAAGTACAGATGTATCCATTTTAATGAATGCACTAGAGAAAGCTGTAGCTGTAAGTGTAGAAAACATGAAAGGTTTTAATAGTAACACTAAAGTCTTACTGGCTTCAGATGTTTCTGGCTCTATGATGCAGTCAATTTCGCCTAGAAGTACAGTGCAGTATTACGATATAGGTTTATTGTTAAGCATGTTGTTGAAAAACAGATGCGAGCGAGTAATCTCAGGTATTTTTGGTGACTCTTGGCTACAAGTAAATATGCCTTCTGGTAATATCTTACAAAATGTATCTAAGCTAAAAAAACTTCAAAACAAAGTAGGTTTTAGCACAAATGGACATTTAGTGATTAATGAGCTAATTAGAACCAAGACCAAACTAGATAAAGTGATGTTTTTTACAGATATGCAAATGTGGAACAGTGCAAACTATAACACCACAAAGTCTAATAAAAGCGCATTAGAACTAGCTTGGAATGACTACAAAAGGTTAGTAGCGCCAAAAGCAAAACTATATCTTTTCGATTTGGCAGGTTATGGTCAACTACCAATAAGAGTAAATAGAAGTGCTGGTACTTATTTACTAGCTGGTTGGTCAGATAAGGTTTTTGATATGCTCGACGCTCTCGAAAGAGGTGCGGATGTTATAGACGAAATCAAATCTTTAGAAATTTAG
- a CDS encoding helix-turn-helix transcriptional regulator, with protein sequence MPVNRNALIRYKTIDKCLRNRYRKWTLDDLIEECSEALFEYEGIDKGVSRRTIQLDIQQMRSDKLGYNAPIIVEEKKYYTYEDPEYSITNIPLTDKDLGRLSEVVHILKQFKGFSHFSEVDSMVQKLEDKVYAAQNQTEPVIDFEKNDNLKGLDLLDRLYESIIKKESLEITYQSFKAKKPGTFPFHPFLLKEYRNRWFLLGIRDETSPILNLAVDRIQKIDVGKFPYLVERKHEVKDFFKDVIGVTVDNVRPMDVKLHIDKSNAPYIITKPLHTSQKIISQDNTGIIVEIKVKPNFELEREILGFGENIKVLQPERLKKRIAYRLEKARDVYNAAEEKTDNL encoded by the coding sequence ATGCCAGTTAACAGAAATGCCCTTATTCGCTATAAAACCATTGATAAATGCCTAAGAAACAGGTATAGAAAATGGACGCTCGACGATTTGATAGAAGAATGTTCAGAAGCTTTGTTTGAGTATGAAGGTATAGACAAAGGAGTTAGCCGAAGAACTATACAGCTTGATATTCAACAAATGCGCAGTGATAAACTGGGTTATAATGCGCCTATCATTGTAGAAGAAAAAAAGTATTACACCTACGAAGACCCAGAATACAGCATAACCAACATTCCGCTTACCGATAAAGATTTGGGTAGACTTTCAGAAGTAGTGCATATACTCAAGCAGTTTAAAGGCTTTTCGCATTTTAGTGAGGTAGATAGCATGGTGCAAAAGCTAGAAGATAAGGTGTATGCAGCCCAAAACCAGACAGAGCCAGTTATCGATTTTGAGAAAAATGATAATTTAAAAGGTTTAGACCTGCTTGACAGATTGTATGAGTCCATCATCAAAAAAGAAAGTCTAGAAATTACTTATCAATCTTTTAAAGCTAAAAAACCGGGTACTTTTCCATTTCATCCATTCCTTTTAAAAGAATATAGAAACCGCTGGTTTTTATTGGGAATAAGAGACGAAACCAGTCCCATTCTCAATCTGGCAGTTGACCGAATACAGAAAATTGATGTAGGCAAATTTCCATATCTGGTAGAAAGAAAGCACGAAGTAAAAGATTTCTTTAAAGATGTAATTGGGGTAACTGTAGATAATGTAAGACCGATGGATGTAAAACTGCATATCGATAAAAGCAATGCTCCTTATATTATTACTAAGCCGCTACATACCTCACAAAAAATTATTTCGCAGGACAACACTGGGATTATAGTTGAGATTAAGGTAAAACCCAATTTTGAGTTAGAGCGAGAAATTTTAGGCTTCGGAGAAAATATTAAAGTATTACAACCAGAGAGATTAAAAAAGCGAATTGCTTATAGGCTAGAAAAAGCCAGAGATGTTTATAATGCCGCAGAAGAAAAAACTGATAATTTATAG
- a CDS encoding YciI family protein, producing the protein MDEFILIMRHMDGGKVASPEQIQAWMKQTMDWLDSIAAQDKLVSRGKGLSFDDSRVVRPNNVVTNGPFGDIKETIGGFIIVRAESVDEAVEFAKGCPVLQGEGNSMEVRKIAG; encoded by the coding sequence ATGGATGAGTTTATTTTAATTATGCGTCATATGGATGGAGGTAAAGTTGCCTCACCAGAGCAAATACAGGCTTGGATGAAACAAACCATGGACTGGCTCGATTCGATCGCAGCGCAAGACAAATTAGTGAGTAGAGGCAAAGGTTTATCTTTTGATGATAGTCGTGTGGTAAGACCAAACAATGTGGTAACCAATGGGCCTTTTGGCGATATAAAAGAAACCATTGGTGGATTTATAATAGTAAGAGCCGAGTCTGTTGATGAAGCTGTAGAATTTGCCAAAGGTTGCCCAGTTTTACAGGGCGAAGGTAACAGCATGGAAGTTAGGAAAATAGCCGGATAG
- a CDS encoding SiaB family protein kinase, translating to MEYYDSFSLRRFHEDLERNAISLAFHGSFSQDTIGLINISLQQNDNAKTLTKRIFSLVVEMGQNIHHYSAKKIYSNKYEREIGVGVLAISETESYYVITSGNFIDQKDGVEIGERFEEINDMNEDELKNLYKERRKMPQRPDKPGANLGFIDIRRKSGNRIDYEIREINHNNSFFILSAKINKSIN from the coding sequence ATGGAATATTATGATTCATTCAGTTTGAGAAGGTTCCATGAAGATTTAGAGAGAAATGCAATATCTCTTGCATTTCATGGTAGTTTTTCTCAGGATACTATTGGGTTGATCAACATCAGCTTGCAGCAAAATGATAATGCAAAAACATTAACTAAAAGAATCTTCTCATTGGTAGTAGAGATGGGACAAAATATTCATCACTATTCTGCAAAGAAAATTTACTCCAACAAATACGAAAGAGAAATAGGAGTAGGTGTATTAGCAATTAGTGAAACAGAAAGTTACTATGTAATTACTTCTGGTAATTTTATAGATCAAAAAGATGGAGTAGAAATAGGTGAAAGGTTCGAGGAAATTAACGACATGAATGAAGACGAACTTAAGAACTTATACAAGGAGAGAAGGAAAATGCCTCAGCGTCCTGATAAGCCTGGTGCTAACCTAGGTTTTATTGATATTAGACGTAAATCTGGTAATCGAATAGATTACGAAATCAGAGAGATTAATCACAATAATTCATTCTTTATTCTTTCAGCTAAAATAAACAAGAGTATAAATTAA
- the xerD gene encoding site-specific tyrosine recombinase XerD: MSWDDALTEFLSYLKLERSLSKNTLDAYKLDVTKFKNFLSWNKTEVDPYDVKRESIEEFLAYLHDLKIAPHSQARILSGIKAFYKYLHYHDLIPKDPTALINSPKLTKKLPDTLEVHEIDMILEAIDLSKAEGVRNRAIIETLYSSGVRVSELVNLKKGNVNYGAGYLKITGKGDKERFAPLGTDALKYIKMYVEEIRKKVKIKKGYEDSLFLNRRGTSISRIMIFNIIKELAIKAGIKKNISPHTFRHSFATHMVEGGADLRAVQEMLGHESITTTEIYTHMDMDYLRQVIFDYHPRSNKRYLIPDNEEEDENQY; this comes from the coding sequence ATGAGTTGGGATGATGCTTTAACAGAATTTTTGAGTTATTTAAAATTAGAAAGGTCTCTTTCAAAAAATACTCTCGACGCTTACAAACTAGATGTTACTAAATTTAAAAATTTTCTTAGTTGGAATAAAACAGAAGTAGATCCATACGATGTAAAACGTGAGTCTATAGAAGAGTTTTTAGCTTATTTACACGATCTTAAAATTGCTCCACACTCACAGGCAAGAATTCTTTCTGGTATTAAAGCATTTTATAAATACTTACACTACCACGATTTAATTCCGAAAGACCCAACTGCGCTAATTAACTCACCTAAGCTCACAAAAAAATTACCAGACACCCTCGAAGTTCATGAGATAGATATGATACTTGAGGCAATTGATTTATCAAAGGCTGAAGGAGTGCGTAATAGAGCGATTATAGAAACATTGTACAGTTCTGGTGTAAGGGTCTCTGAGTTGGTGAACCTTAAAAAGGGCAATGTTAATTATGGTGCAGGGTACCTAAAAATTACTGGAAAAGGAGATAAAGAAAGATTTGCACCTCTAGGAACTGATGCTTTAAAATACATTAAAATGTATGTTGAGGAGATCAGAAAGAAAGTAAAAATAAAAAAAGGGTATGAGGATTCACTTTTCTTAAATAGAAGAGGTACTTCCATTTCCAGAATAATGATTTTCAATATTATTAAAGAACTGGCAATAAAGGCAGGAATAAAGAAAAATATAAGCCCACATACCTTTAGGCATTCATTTGCTACACATATGGTAGAAGGGGGGGCAGATTTAAGAGCTGTACAAGAAATGCTTGGGCACGAGTCTATAACTACTACAGAGATTTATACTCATATGGATATGGATTATCTGAGACAGGTTATTTTCGATTATCATCCAAGAAGCAATAAACGATACCTCATTCCAGATAATGAGGAAGAAGACGAAAATCAATACTAA